A genomic stretch from Verrucomicrobiota bacterium includes:
- a CDS encoding choice-of-anchor Q domain-containing protein, with the protein MHLPVSFTRQRIFRSAFAMLFLAATASTSTARTWHVSGTGDDAHSGTTAATAFRTLQKAAGLIEPGDTVLIGNGVYQTPAKSPDGNVLTIDRSGRTDAWIVWKAAPGAHPELRPTGWAGIAVTGSYHIIDGLSVIGANDSLNLPDALADARKLKPSARFNNNGILIDGRLRGPNEKPHHVIIRHCSVSKLPGGGIVALQADYLTVEDCHVFENAWYMRYAGSGISTLGNWRFDDARGYHIVIQRNLVWNNKTLVPWERTSKLSDGNGIILDVTEGEEEGGATNPAADGATSAKKPSATKSAKTPKPPRPAWTGRALIANNISAYNGGSGIHTFRTKHVDIINNTTYWNGSVVGYQELFPNRSEDIVIFNNIIVPRPGGKVTSNSHNTTIRWDYNLYPVAQTVFKGAHDLVADPRFIDVQPDLRHGDFRLAAGSPGRDSGTDELALPADLLGRPRPGGSARDRGAYEQ; encoded by the coding sequence GCGAATTTTTCGATCTGCCTTCGCAATGTTGTTCCTGGCCGCCACGGCGAGCACGTCAACCGCGCGCACTTGGCACGTTTCAGGCACGGGTGACGATGCGCACTCCGGCACGACTGCCGCGACCGCGTTCCGCACCCTGCAAAAGGCCGCCGGACTCATCGAACCTGGCGACACGGTACTGATCGGCAATGGCGTCTATCAAACTCCGGCCAAGTCTCCCGACGGCAACGTGCTCACGATCGATCGGTCCGGGCGGACCGACGCGTGGATTGTTTGGAAAGCCGCACCCGGCGCGCATCCCGAGCTAAGGCCCACTGGATGGGCCGGGATCGCGGTGACCGGCTCTTACCACATAATCGACGGGCTCTCGGTGATCGGCGCGAACGATTCCCTCAACCTTCCCGACGCGTTGGCAGATGCCAGGAAGCTGAAACCCAGCGCGCGGTTCAACAACAACGGCATCCTCATCGATGGCCGGCTGCGCGGTCCAAACGAGAAACCCCACCATGTGATCATTCGCCATTGCTCCGTCAGCAAATTGCCAGGCGGCGGCATCGTAGCGCTCCAGGCCGATTACCTCACCGTCGAGGACTGCCACGTTTTCGAGAATGCATGGTATATGCGCTACGCCGGCTCTGGGATCAGCACCCTAGGCAACTGGCGTTTTGATGACGCACGCGGCTACCACATCGTCATCCAGCGCAATCTTGTCTGGAACAACAAGACACTCGTGCCGTGGGAGCGCACCAGCAAACTCAGCGACGGCAATGGCATCATACTAGATGTCACCGAGGGTGAGGAGGAAGGCGGCGCCACCAATCCCGCCGCAGATGGGGCTACCTCGGCCAAAAAGCCTTCAGCAACCAAGTCCGCCAAAACACCAAAACCGCCGCGCCCCGCGTGGACCGGCCGTGCGCTCATCGCCAATAACATCAGCGCCTACAACGGTGGCTCCGGCATCCATACCTTCCGCACAAAGCACGTCGATATCATCAATAACACGACTTACTGGAACGGAAGCGTTGTCGGCTATCAGGAACTCTTTCCCAACCGATCCGAAGACATCGTCATCTTCAACAACATCATCGTGCCGCGCCCAGGGGGGAAGGTAACCTCTAACAGCCACAACACGACCATTCGTTGGGACTATAACCTTTATCCCGTCGCGCAGACTGTCTTCAAGGGTGCCCATGACCTGGTCGCGGATCCACGTTTCATAGATGTCCAACCCGACCTGCGCCACGGCGATTTTCGTCTCGCTGCCGGCAGCCCGGGACGGGACTCCGGCACCGATGAACTGGCTCTGCCTGCGGATCTCTTGGGGCGACCGCGCCCGGGCGGATCCGCTCGCGATCGCGGCGCCTACGAACAATGA